A region from the Candidatus Electrothrix scaldis genome encodes:
- a CDS encoding cytoplasmic protein, which translates to MMKKTMIFAFQGNPLCFIHVLLNALNMAEQGMEGKIILEGESVKLVPEMAKSDHFLNKMYIKAKEEEVIFGACRVCSSKLGVLEAVIAENIPLVGGMSGHPPMSEYIKQGYTIITL; encoded by the coding sequence ATGATGAAAAAAACAATGATTTTTGCTTTTCAGGGGAATCCCCTGTGCTTCATTCATGTTTTGCTGAATGCCTTGAATATGGCGGAGCAGGGCATGGAGGGGAAGATTATTTTGGAAGGGGAGTCTGTGAAACTGGTACCGGAAATGGCAAAGTCAGATCATTTTCTTAATAAGATGTATATCAAGGCCAAGGAAGAAGAGGTTATTTTTGGGGCTTGTCGGGTTTGTTCCAGTAAGCTGGGAGTTTTGGAGGCCGTGATAGCAGAGAATATTCCTCTGGTTGGCGGGATGTCCGGTCATCCGCCCATGTCGGAATATATAAAGCAGGGATATACGATTATTACGCTTTAA
- a CDS encoding cytochrome c family protein, protein MKRKYIGLVMGLIASLLVTATSSFAEEQPELLSFKPSNLQWEKTKADFVAPEISTCAGCHPRQYEEWRGSMHFQSFQDPVYLGELNLAIKAVGKSVSKQCEGCHTPAAFVMGETAELDFDNLSPLAKAGVSCDVCHSIKRFTHWETPSHEPENGSYVLSPGRNDDSDPKGFVRTKYGPFPNYEGCGGGFHECVESPKHLTAELCAGCHHVYHYDKHFPYEFTYGEWKKSLYALNGIQCQDCHMVDIDTFKRSADEYIKPKRSEYHHYFNGANFLMYFLGKLRAEKEGDTKLAENFQHKYEMAVQRLQAAAEIEIDPIYNEEGNLYKIRVRVHNRRAGHNLPTSLTAVREMWLEVKITDKKTGKVLIQSGYVDEKGELAGDTHIFNTKGTDEHEIFQIDPWKVVSNAEVGLIPPKGYRDIVYTILYPPGEGHELDVHAKLRFRQASQKVAEKLLTSLPKGVDLNKWYGLTEIPAVPIVDMTETNVSMMTTGKPSKEPNLIDKLTTGWSHVPKSSAAKEEEKK, encoded by the coding sequence ATGAAACGCAAATACATTGGCTTGGTAATGGGTTTGATAGCCAGTCTACTTGTGACGGCGACCTCAAGCTTTGCAGAAGAACAGCCTGAGTTGCTTTCTTTCAAACCATCAAATTTGCAATGGGAAAAAACCAAGGCTGACTTTGTTGCGCCGGAAATTTCAACCTGTGCCGGATGTCATCCGAGACAGTATGAAGAGTGGCGTGGCTCAATGCATTTTCAGTCATTCCAGGATCCGGTCTATCTTGGAGAGCTGAACCTAGCCATTAAGGCTGTAGGTAAATCGGTTTCCAAGCAGTGTGAGGGCTGTCATACTCCGGCTGCCTTTGTCATGGGAGAAACAGCAGAACTGGATTTTGATAATCTGAGCCCCTTGGCTAAGGCTGGTGTGTCCTGTGATGTTTGTCACTCTATTAAGCGATTTACCCACTGGGAAACCCCGTCTCATGAGCCGGAGAACGGATCTTATGTCCTTTCCCCGGGGAGAAATGATGACAGTGATCCGAAAGGATTTGTTCGCACAAAATACGGTCCTTTCCCAAATTACGAGGGCTGTGGTGGTGGTTTCCACGAATGTGTTGAATCACCTAAGCATCTGACCGCAGAGCTCTGTGCCGGTTGTCATCATGTATATCATTATGATAAACACTTTCCCTATGAGTTCACCTATGGTGAGTGGAAGAAGAGTTTGTATGCTTTGAATGGTATCCAGTGTCAGGATTGTCATATGGTGGATATCGACACCTTCAAGCGTTCTGCTGATGAGTACATTAAGCCGAAACGGAGTGAGTATCACCATTATTTCAATGGTGCTAACTTCCTGATGTACTTCCTTGGTAAACTCAGAGCTGAGAAAGAGGGTGATACCAAGCTTGCTGAAAATTTTCAACATAAGTACGAGATGGCTGTACAGCGTCTCCAGGCTGCAGCTGAGATTGAGATTGATCCTATATACAATGAAGAAGGTAATCTGTATAAAATCAGAGTTCGGGTACATAACCGACGTGCAGGTCATAACCTGCCGACTTCTCTGACCGCTGTTCGTGAAATGTGGCTCGAAGTCAAGATTACCGACAAGAAGACCGGTAAGGTGTTGATTCAGAGCGGTTATGTAGATGAGAAGGGTGAGCTGGCCGGTGATACCCACATCTTTAACACCAAGGGAACAGATGAGCATGAGATCTTCCAGATTGATCCTTGGAAAGTTGTATCTAATGCCGAGGTCGGTCTTATTCCACCGAAGGGATACCGCGATATCGTGTACACCATTCTTTATCCGCCGGGAGAAGGACATGAATTGGATGTCCATGCGAAACTGCGTTTCCGTCAGGCCAGCCAGAAGGTTGCTGAAAAACTGCTGACCAGCCTGCCTAAAGGGGTAGATCTGAACAAATGGTATGGTTTGACCGAGATTCCGGCAGTGCCGATTGTTGATATGACCGAGACCAATGTATCAATGATGACCACTGGCAAGCCGAGCAAGGAGCCGAATCTTATCGACAAGCTGACTACCGGTTGGTCACATGTACCGAAATCTTCTGCTGCAAAAGAAGAAGAAAAAAAGTAA
- a CDS encoding YqiJ family protein: MLSFLMEPANLPFSGALAVMISFVLLEVLSLSLGAGISELIDSLFPDVDVDIELPDSSPSAFSQFLSWLRVGKVPLLMLLLVALTTFGLSGLFLQALIQKMTGNLLPPFIALIPAGFCALPFTRVIGGLLHTYIPKDETSAVSEDSLIGRTAVILAGTARQGKPVQAKVQDEHQYTHYIMVEPEHAEEQLRAGQTVILSVKKGAFFQAIPEKTAP; the protein is encoded by the coding sequence ATGCTCAGCTTTCTGATGGAACCTGCCAATCTGCCCTTTTCCGGTGCCTTGGCAGTGATGATATCCTTTGTTCTCCTGGAGGTCCTCTCTCTCAGTCTTGGCGCAGGGATTTCAGAGCTTATTGACTCCCTGTTCCCTGATGTGGATGTAGACATCGAACTCCCGGATAGCTCCCCGTCTGCATTCAGCCAGTTCCTTAGCTGGCTCCGTGTTGGAAAAGTTCCCCTCCTCATGCTCCTCCTTGTTGCCCTGACAACCTTTGGACTTTCCGGGCTCTTTCTTCAGGCGCTGATCCAAAAAATGACAGGCAATCTCCTCCCTCCATTCATAGCACTCATTCCAGCAGGTTTCTGCGCGCTACCTTTTACCCGGGTGATTGGAGGACTACTTCATACCTATATACCCAAAGATGAAACCTCGGCGGTTTCGGAAGACAGCCTGATCGGCAGGACAGCGGTCATTCTTGCGGGCACAGCAAGACAAGGAAAACCGGTTCAGGCAAAAGTCCAAGATGAACACCAATATACCCATTATATTATGGTAGAACCTGAGCATGCAGAAGAGCAACTCAGAGCGGGACAGACCGTTATCCTCTCAGTAAAAAAGGGGGCTTTTTTTCAAGCCATTCCAGAAAAAACAGCCCCCTGA
- a CDS encoding endonuclease III domain-containing protein produces the protein MISEELEEIYRRLLERFGHQHWWPGDTPFEVMVGAILTQNTNWQNVEKAIANLKETGVLSLSAMAALSKEELAEYIRPAGYYNIKAGRLQNLFAMIAEHWDNDLEYLLQQPASVLREQLLSVKGIGPETADSMVLYAAGQPIFVVDAYTHRILTRHELISEDYDYFQIQELFMDNLREDVALFNEYHALLVQVGKQFCKKSKPQCGECPLSGVGGVQEYQLTA, from the coding sequence ATGATATCCGAGGAGCTGGAGGAAATCTACCGTCGTCTGCTGGAACGTTTTGGCCACCAGCATTGGTGGCCCGGCGATACTCCATTCGAGGTAATGGTGGGCGCGATTCTTACCCAGAACACCAATTGGCAAAACGTAGAAAAGGCTATTGCCAATTTAAAGGAGACTGGTGTGCTTTCCTTATCAGCAATGGCTGCCTTGAGCAAAGAAGAGCTGGCCGAGTATATCCGCCCGGCAGGCTATTATAATATCAAGGCCGGGCGGCTACAGAACCTCTTTGCCATGATCGCAGAACATTGGGATAATGATCTGGAGTATCTACTCCAACAGCCTGCTTCTGTTCTCCGGGAACAACTGCTTTCTGTCAAAGGAATCGGACCGGAGACCGCCGACTCTATGGTGCTGTACGCTGCTGGCCAGCCTATTTTTGTGGTGGACGCCTACACCCACCGCATCCTGACTCGGCATGAACTCATTTCAGAGGATTATGATTACTTCCAAATCCAGGAACTGTTCATGGATAATCTGCGGGAAGATGTAGCGCTTTTTAATGAATACCATGCGTTGCTGGTACAGGTGGGAAAACAGTTCTGCAAAAAATCAAAACCGCAATGCGGAGAATGCCCACTTTCCGGGGTCGGCGGTGTTCAGGAATATCAACTGACGGCCTAA
- a CDS encoding 6-phosphofructokinase, producing MNKIVISTGGGDAPGLNAVIFAIVKSATKLGWEVYGSRHGYMGFLDRDELVRLMPADVEGITPTGGTILGTTNKGNPFSMPVKNFADEEMLVDVSSKVMDGFKRMGFGCHIAVGGDGSLEIAHRFAELGMPVVGVPKTIDNDLEATDRTFGFDTAVSTATEALDKLHSTAKSHDRVMVVEVMGRDSGWIALYSGISGGADVILLPEIPFDMDAVCAKITENELHGKHYSIVVVAEGAKEEGGEVRNRGKGEAGREEVVLGGVGEWVAEEIRKRIGKDTRSLVLGHLQRGGSPTTFDRLLALRFGAAAVRMAAEGLFDRMVAWTPPTMSAVLLEDAIRCRKQVDLKSDKILTARSIGICLGDKE from the coding sequence ATGAACAAAATAGTGATTTCCACAGGCGGCGGAGACGCACCCGGCCTGAACGCGGTGATTTTTGCGATTGTGAAATCCGCAACGAAACTCGGCTGGGAGGTCTATGGGAGTCGGCACGGCTATATGGGGTTTCTGGATAGAGATGAACTTGTTCGCCTGATGCCCGCCGATGTTGAGGGAATAACACCCACTGGTGGTACAATCCTCGGCACAACAAACAAGGGAAACCCCTTTTCCATGCCGGTAAAAAACTTTGCCGACGAAGAAATGTTAGTAGACGTATCGAGCAAAGTTATGGACGGCTTTAAGCGCATGGGCTTTGGCTGCCATATTGCTGTTGGTGGCGACGGGAGTCTGGAAATAGCGCATCGCTTTGCTGAGTTGGGCATGCCGGTTGTCGGAGTCCCTAAGACTATTGATAATGACCTGGAAGCCACCGACCGGACCTTTGGTTTTGATACAGCGGTTTCCACCGCAACAGAGGCCCTGGATAAACTCCATTCAACGGCTAAATCCCATGACAGAGTCATGGTCGTGGAGGTAATGGGGCGAGATTCTGGGTGGATAGCTCTGTATTCAGGAATTTCAGGAGGCGCAGATGTTATCCTACTCCCAGAGATTCCCTTTGATATGGATGCAGTCTGCGCCAAGATCACCGAAAACGAACTCCACGGCAAACATTATTCCATTGTTGTGGTTGCGGAAGGAGCCAAGGAAGAAGGCGGAGAGGTTAGAAATCGAGGTAAAGGAGAAGCCGGTCGCGAGGAAGTCGTCCTCGGTGGTGTTGGAGAATGGGTTGCGGAAGAAATCAGGAAGAGGATCGGTAAAGATACCCGATCACTGGTACTTGGACATCTCCAAAGAGGGGGCTCGCCCACCACCTTTGATCGTCTGCTGGCCCTCCGCTTCGGAGCTGCTGCTGTGCGAATGGCTGCAGAAGGCTTATTTGATCGAATGGTTGCCTGGACTCCCCCCACTATGTCGGCGGTGCTCTTGGAAGACGCTATCCGTTGCCGAAAGCAGGTAGACCTGAAGAGTGACAAAATACTGACTGCACGCTCCATCGGCATCTGCCTTGGCGACAAGGAGTAG